The Spiroplasma endosymbiont of Atherix ibis nucleotide sequence TAATTCAAATTTTGAGTCATAACATATTATATTTTTATTTTTAGGCTTCATATGAAAAATAGAAATAATTCTTACTTTTGAAATTTTTGATAGCTGCTCATTTAAAAATTTCATAAATTCTAATCTATCTTTTGAAGAAATAAATAAAATCACTTCATTAAAGTTATTTCAAAAGACTAAATTAGTTTTTGGTTTTTTACTTATTAAGAAGTGATTAAATTTATTATTTTTTATTTTTAGTTTCACTTGAGATTTTTGCAGCTATTGTTTTGTTTTTTTCAATTTGTTTATCTCTTTTATTTTTCATTCTAGTAACTTTAGTTTCTTTTAAAAAATGGAAAGTTAAAGTTTGAATAATTTGGAATGTTGAAGAAAAAATTCAATATATTGCAACACCTGAAGCTATATTAAACACAACGAATAAAAATACTACCATGAATACTATTTGAATAATTAATTGTTTTTTTCTAGCTTTCTTTTGTTGTTCAGATTCTAATTTTGGTTTCTTTTTAAACATTTGAAGAATCATTGGAAGCATCATTGATACAATTTGTAAAGGTAAATAAACAACAATTAAAGTTAAATATATTCAATTACCCTGCTTTAATTGTTCAAAAGGAACCTCAACCAATGTAATTTGTCCTACTGTTGCAATTTTAAGTGCATGTGTTGCTCTAACAACAGCAAACATAGCAAATAAGAAAGGCATTGATAGGAAAGACGTTGCTATTGAGCTCATTGGACTAATACCTTCTTTTTTATATAAGGA carries:
- the yidC gene encoding membrane protein insertase YidC; the protein is MYQSQYTVNTVTDMAGNKIYSPGVSFEIIIKSLGDWSSKTHWFKIDEKTGELKEYSFNSISSWGQAFTVTSSPFYGFFVYPLAWLLVSFISLFSTSNPDGTLNSQSSSYGVAAIFAIFFTSIIIRGITLAFTWKTQLNQEKMQGLQAKQAEIQEKYKNSSDQSAKQKQQMELMSLYKKEGISPMSSIATSFLSMPFLFAMFAVVRATHALKIATVGQITLVEVPFEQLKQGNWIYLTLIVVYLPLQIVSMMLPMILQMFKKKPKLESEQQKKARKKQLIIQIVFMVVFLFVVFNIASGVAIYWIFSSTFQIIQTLTFHFLKETKVTRMKNKRDKQIEKNKTIAAKISSETKNKK